In a single window of the bacterium genome:
- a CDS encoding amidohydrolase, producing the protein MIALRTFFTAAALLGAAGVASAQETLFIRGGTVHPVSGPSFVGNVVVQGGRIAAVGPDVAAPAGARVIDATGLHVYPGLFDAGSRLGLTEIDAVAVTNDIDELGDFTPHLQARTAVHPASEHIPVARANGITHTLALPGAGGGFRGSSAGFPGQGSVFNLAGWTIEEMEITPSAVMVMEWPSMRSGGRFAFGFGPARERSYREIKEEHDRAVHRLREWLAQARGYDRAVSGGARIPRDLRLEALARAAKGELPVLVRVDQARDIRDVVAFAEQEGLKLIIGGAAEGYKVADLLAEKGIPVILGPTQALPRSPDAPYDEAYANPGKLHAAGVKIAFATFNSADSRTLPYEAAMATGYGLPRDVALRAVTLNPAEILGLGDRLGSIDVGKIANLIVTDGDPLEIRTQIKHLIIGGKEVSTDNKHQQLYEKYRARPKPAAAKAGT; encoded by the coding sequence ATGATCGCGCTGCGCACGTTCTTCACCGCCGCGGCGCTCCTCGGCGCCGCGGGCGTCGCCTCCGCACAGGAGACGCTCTTCATCCGCGGCGGCACGGTCCACCCCGTGTCCGGCCCGTCGTTCGTCGGCAACGTCGTCGTCCAGGGCGGACGCATTGCCGCGGTCGGCCCGGATGTGGCAGCGCCCGCCGGCGCCCGCGTCATCGACGCCACGGGACTGCACGTCTACCCCGGCCTCTTCGACGCCGGCTCGCGGCTCGGGCTCACGGAGATCGACGCCGTCGCCGTCACCAACGACATCGATGAGCTGGGCGATTTCACGCCCCACCTCCAGGCGCGGACCGCGGTGCATCCGGCGAGCGAGCACATCCCCGTGGCCCGCGCCAACGGCATCACGCACACCCTCGCGCTGCCCGGCGCCGGCGGCGGCTTCCGCGGCTCGTCGGCGGGCTTCCCCGGCCAGGGATCCGTCTTCAACCTCGCCGGCTGGACCATCGAGGAGATGGAGATCACGCCCAGCGCGGTGATGGTGATGGAGTGGCCTTCGATGCGCAGCGGCGGCCGCTTCGCGTTCGGCTTCGGCCCGGCTCGTGAGCGCAGCTACCGCGAGATCAAGGAGGAGCACGACCGCGCCGTCCACAGGTTGCGCGAGTGGCTCGCGCAGGCGCGCGGCTACGACCGCGCCGTCTCGGGAGGGGCGCGGATCCCCCGCGACCTGCGGCTCGAAGCCCTCGCCCGGGCCGCGAAGGGCGAGCTGCCCGTGCTGGTGCGGGTGGACCAGGCTCGCGACATCCGGGACGTCGTCGCCTTCGCCGAGCAGGAAGGCCTGAAACTCATCATCGGCGGCGCCGCCGAGGGCTACAAGGTCGCGGATCTGCTGGCCGAGAAGGGCATCCCCGTCATCCTCGGCCCGACGCAGGCCCTGCCGCGCAGCCCGGACGCGCCCTACGACGAGGCGTACGCGAACCCCGGCAAGCTCCACGCCGCCGGCGTCAAGATCGCGTTCGCTACGTTCAACTCCGCGGACTCGCGCACCCTGCCGTACGAGGCGGCCATGGCCACGGGCTACGGGCTGCCGCGGGACGTGGCGCTCCGCGCCGTCACGCTGAACCCGGCCGAGATCCTCGGCCTCGGCGACCGCCTCGGCAGCATCGACGTGGGCAAGATCGCCAACCTCATCGTCACCGACGGCGATCCGCTCGAGATCAGGACGCAGATCAAGCACCTGATCATCGGCGGCAAGGAGGTCAGCACGGACAACAAGCACCAGCAGCTCTACGAGAAGTACAGGGCCCGGCCGAAGCCGGCCGCGGCCAAGGCCGGGACCTGA